The following coding sequences lie in one Vitis vinifera cultivar Pinot Noir 40024 chromosome 19, ASM3070453v1 genomic window:
- the LOC100252174 gene encoding receptor-like serine/threonine-protein kinase SD1-7 isoform X1 gives MVKISSCTSIGARYSSIATTQCCRIFLEDILKGKSVERRFRLTSRWATGFHLQFVDAFTDTILQGQSLITSQTIISAGGNFELGFFSPGKSTKYYVGIWYKKISEQTIVWVANRDYPFTNPSVVLTVSTDGNLEILEGKFSYKVTSISSSSNTSATLLDSGNLVLRNKRSDVLWESFDYPSDTLLPGMKLGYDKRAGKTWSMVSWKSAEDPSPGDFSVQVDPNGTSQFFSQQGPNRYWTSGVWDGQIFGQVPEMRFFYMYKYNTSFNENESYFTYSLNNPSILSRVVLDVSGQIRHLNCQEGTHEWDLSWLHPRTQCEVYVYCGPFGICTGDSVEFCECLPGFEPRFLEDWNLQDRSGGCVRKADLECVNESHANGERDQFLLVSNVRLPKYPVTIQARSAMECESICLNSCPCSAYAYEGDECRIWGGDLVNVEQLPDGDSNARSFYIKLAASELNKRVSSSKWKVWLIVTLAVSLTSVFVNYGIWRRFRRKGEDLLVFDFGNSSEDTSYELGETNRLWRGEKKEVDLPRFSFASASASTNNFSIENKLGEGGFGSVYKGKSQRGYEVAVKRLSKRSKQGWEELKNEVMLIAKLQHKNLVRVLGYCTERDEKILIYEYMSNKSLDFFLFDPTKHGILNWKTRVHIIEGVAQGLLYLHQYSRLRIIHRDLKASNILLDKDMNPKISDFGMARIFGGNESKATNHIVGTYGYMSPEYALEGLFSTKSDVFSFGVLLLEILSGKKNTGFYQTDSLNLLGYVWDLWKDSRGQELMDPGLEETLPTHILLRYINVGLLCVQESADDRPTMSDVVSMLGNESVRLPSPKQPAFSNLRSGVEPHISQNRPEVCSLNGVTLSVMEAR, from the exons ATGGTGAAGATCTCGTCTTGCACATCCATTGGCGCAAGATATTCTTCAATTGCTACCACACAGTGCTGTAGAATTTTCCTAGAAGATATATTGAAAGGGAAGTCAGTGGAAAGGAGATTTCGACTCACCAGTCGCTGGGCCACAG GTTTTCACTTGCAATTTGTTGATGCATTTACAGATACAATCTTACAAGGTCAATCACTCATAACCTCTCAGACCATCATATCTGCTGGTGGTAACTTTGAATTAGGATTCTTTTCTCCTGGAAAGTCCACAAAATATTATGTGGGGATATGGTACAAGAAAATCTCAGAGCAAACCATTGTGTGGGTAGCTAACCGAGACTATCCATTCACAAATCCGTCCGTGGTTCTTACTGTCAGCACAGATGGCAACCTCGAGATTTTGGAGGGGAAGTTTTCGTACAAGGTGACAAGCATATCATCAAGCAGCAACACTAGTGCCACCCTGTTGGATTCTGGAAATCTTGTTTTGAGAAATAAGAGGTCAGATGTCTTATGGGAGAGCTTTGACTATCCATCGGACACGCTCCTGCCCGGAATGAAACTTGGATATGACAAAAGGGCTGGAAAAACATGGTCAATGGTGTCATGGAAGAGCGCAGAAGATCCCAGTCCAGGAGATTTCTCCGTGCAGGTCGACCCTAATGGAACTAGCCAGTTTTTTAGCCAGCAAGGACCCAACAGGTATTGGACTAGTGGGGTGTGGGATGGGCAGATTTTCGGCCAGGTTCCTGAGATGCGTTTCTTCTATATGTATAAGTACAATACATCCTTTAATGAGAATGAAAGCTATTTTACTTACTCTCTTAATAATCCCTCCATTCTGAGCAGAGTGGTGCTAGATGTGTCGGGCCAGATTAGGCATCTGAATTGTCAAGAAGGCACACATGAATGGGATTTATCTTGGCTTCATCCAAGAACACAGTGTGAGGTTTATGTCTATTGTGGGCCTTTCGGAATCTGCACTGGGGATTCTGTTGAATTTTGTGAATGCTTGCCAGGTTTTGAACCTCGCTTCCTTGAAGACTGGAATCTGCAAGACAGATCTGGAGGGTGTGTGAGGAAAGCAGATTTGGAGTGTGTCAATGAAAGCCATGCTAATGGGGAGCGAGACCAGTTTCTTTTGGTGTCTAACGTGAGACTGCCCAAGTATCCAGTAACAATACAAGCAAGGAGTGCTATGGAGTGCGAATCAATTTGCCTGAATAGCTGCCCTTGCTCCGCTTATGCTTATGAGGGAGATGAGTGTAGAATATGGGGTGGAGATCTTGTAAACGTGGAGCAGCTACCAGATGGTGACAGTAATGCTAGAAGTTTCTATATCAAACTTGCTGCCTCTGAGCTAAATAAGAGAG TTTCAAGCAGCAAGTGGAAGGTATGGTTAATTGTTACACTGGCCGTATCTTTAACTTCAGTCTTTGTCAATTATGGGATATGGCGAAGGTTCCGAAGAAAAG GGGAAGATTTGTTAGTATTTGATTTCGGTAACAGCTCAGAAGATACCAGCTATGAGCTTGGCGAGACAAATAGACTTTGGAGGGGTGAGAAGAAGGAAGTTGATTTGCCCAGGTTCAGTTTTGCGAGTGCATCTGCTTCTACAAATAACTTCTCTATTGAAAATAAACTAGGAGAGGGCGGTTTTGGATCTGTTTACAAG GGAAAGTCACAAAGAGGATATGAGGTAGCTGTGAAAAGGCTCTCAAAAAGATCTAAACAGGGATGGGAggagttaaaaaatgaagtcatGCTTATAGCCAAGCTGCAACACAAGAATCTTGTGAGAGTTTTGGGATACTGCACCGAGCGGGATGAGAAGATATTGATTTATGAGTATATGTCCAACAAAAgcttggatttcttcctctttg ATCCTACAAAACATGGGATTCTGAATTGGAAGACACGGGTTCACATCATTGAAGGGGTTGCTCAGGGACTTCTTTATCTGCATCAGTACTCCAGATTGAGGATTATTCATCGAGATTTGAAGGCTAGCAACATTCTTCTGGATAAGGATATGAATCCTAAAATATCAGATTTTGGAATGGCAAGAATATTTGGAGGCAATGAATCAAAAGCAACAAATCATATAGTTGGGACTTA CGGCTATATGTCCCCTGAGTATGCTTTGGAAGGTCTTTTCTCCACTAAATCTGATGTCTTTAGCTTTGGGGTCTTGTTATTGGAGATTTTGAGTGGCAAGAAGAATACTGGATTTTACCAAACCGACTCGCTCAATCTTCTTGGATAT GTATGGGATCTGTGGAAAGATAGCAGGGGGCAGGAGTTGATGGATCCAGGATTGGAAGAGACATTGCCAACACACATTCTGTTGAGGTACATCAATGTAGGCCTTCTTTGTGTTCAAGAAAGTGCAGATGACAGGCCTACCATGTCTGATGTTGTCTCAATGCTTGGCAATGAAAGTGTACGTTTACCTTCTCCAAAACAACCGGCATTTTCAAATCTGAGAAGTGGGGTGGAACCACATATATCCCAAAACAGGCCTGAAGTTTGTTCCTTAAATGGTGTGACACTTTCAGTTATGGAAGCACGATAG
- the LOC100252174 gene encoding receptor-like serine/threonine-protein kinase SD1-7 isoform X2 — MVKISSCTSIGARYSSIATTQCCRIFLEDILKGKSVERRFRLTSRWATDTILQGQSLITSQTIISAGGNFELGFFSPGKSTKYYVGIWYKKISEQTIVWVANRDYPFTNPSVVLTVSTDGNLEILEGKFSYKVTSISSSSNTSATLLDSGNLVLRNKRSDVLWESFDYPSDTLLPGMKLGYDKRAGKTWSMVSWKSAEDPSPGDFSVQVDPNGTSQFFSQQGPNRYWTSGVWDGQIFGQVPEMRFFYMYKYNTSFNENESYFTYSLNNPSILSRVVLDVSGQIRHLNCQEGTHEWDLSWLHPRTQCEVYVYCGPFGICTGDSVEFCECLPGFEPRFLEDWNLQDRSGGCVRKADLECVNESHANGERDQFLLVSNVRLPKYPVTIQARSAMECESICLNSCPCSAYAYEGDECRIWGGDLVNVEQLPDGDSNARSFYIKLAASELNKRVSSSKWKVWLIVTLAVSLTSVFVNYGIWRRFRRKGEDLLVFDFGNSSEDTSYELGETNRLWRGEKKEVDLPRFSFASASASTNNFSIENKLGEGGFGSVYKGKSQRGYEVAVKRLSKRSKQGWEELKNEVMLIAKLQHKNLVRVLGYCTERDEKILIYEYMSNKSLDFFLFDPTKHGILNWKTRVHIIEGVAQGLLYLHQYSRLRIIHRDLKASNILLDKDMNPKISDFGMARIFGGNESKATNHIVGTYGYMSPEYALEGLFSTKSDVFSFGVLLLEILSGKKNTGFYQTDSLNLLGYVWDLWKDSRGQELMDPGLEETLPTHILLRYINVGLLCVQESADDRPTMSDVVSMLGNESVRLPSPKQPAFSNLRSGVEPHISQNRPEVCSLNGVTLSVMEAR; from the exons ATGGTGAAGATCTCGTCTTGCACATCCATTGGCGCAAGATATTCTTCAATTGCTACCACACAGTGCTGTAGAATTTTCCTAGAAGATATATTGAAAGGGAAGTCAGTGGAAAGGAGATTTCGACTCACCAGTCGCTGGGCCACAG ATACAATCTTACAAGGTCAATCACTCATAACCTCTCAGACCATCATATCTGCTGGTGGTAACTTTGAATTAGGATTCTTTTCTCCTGGAAAGTCCACAAAATATTATGTGGGGATATGGTACAAGAAAATCTCAGAGCAAACCATTGTGTGGGTAGCTAACCGAGACTATCCATTCACAAATCCGTCCGTGGTTCTTACTGTCAGCACAGATGGCAACCTCGAGATTTTGGAGGGGAAGTTTTCGTACAAGGTGACAAGCATATCATCAAGCAGCAACACTAGTGCCACCCTGTTGGATTCTGGAAATCTTGTTTTGAGAAATAAGAGGTCAGATGTCTTATGGGAGAGCTTTGACTATCCATCGGACACGCTCCTGCCCGGAATGAAACTTGGATATGACAAAAGGGCTGGAAAAACATGGTCAATGGTGTCATGGAAGAGCGCAGAAGATCCCAGTCCAGGAGATTTCTCCGTGCAGGTCGACCCTAATGGAACTAGCCAGTTTTTTAGCCAGCAAGGACCCAACAGGTATTGGACTAGTGGGGTGTGGGATGGGCAGATTTTCGGCCAGGTTCCTGAGATGCGTTTCTTCTATATGTATAAGTACAATACATCCTTTAATGAGAATGAAAGCTATTTTACTTACTCTCTTAATAATCCCTCCATTCTGAGCAGAGTGGTGCTAGATGTGTCGGGCCAGATTAGGCATCTGAATTGTCAAGAAGGCACACATGAATGGGATTTATCTTGGCTTCATCCAAGAACACAGTGTGAGGTTTATGTCTATTGTGGGCCTTTCGGAATCTGCACTGGGGATTCTGTTGAATTTTGTGAATGCTTGCCAGGTTTTGAACCTCGCTTCCTTGAAGACTGGAATCTGCAAGACAGATCTGGAGGGTGTGTGAGGAAAGCAGATTTGGAGTGTGTCAATGAAAGCCATGCTAATGGGGAGCGAGACCAGTTTCTTTTGGTGTCTAACGTGAGACTGCCCAAGTATCCAGTAACAATACAAGCAAGGAGTGCTATGGAGTGCGAATCAATTTGCCTGAATAGCTGCCCTTGCTCCGCTTATGCTTATGAGGGAGATGAGTGTAGAATATGGGGTGGAGATCTTGTAAACGTGGAGCAGCTACCAGATGGTGACAGTAATGCTAGAAGTTTCTATATCAAACTTGCTGCCTCTGAGCTAAATAAGAGAG TTTCAAGCAGCAAGTGGAAGGTATGGTTAATTGTTACACTGGCCGTATCTTTAACTTCAGTCTTTGTCAATTATGGGATATGGCGAAGGTTCCGAAGAAAAG GGGAAGATTTGTTAGTATTTGATTTCGGTAACAGCTCAGAAGATACCAGCTATGAGCTTGGCGAGACAAATAGACTTTGGAGGGGTGAGAAGAAGGAAGTTGATTTGCCCAGGTTCAGTTTTGCGAGTGCATCTGCTTCTACAAATAACTTCTCTATTGAAAATAAACTAGGAGAGGGCGGTTTTGGATCTGTTTACAAG GGAAAGTCACAAAGAGGATATGAGGTAGCTGTGAAAAGGCTCTCAAAAAGATCTAAACAGGGATGGGAggagttaaaaaatgaagtcatGCTTATAGCCAAGCTGCAACACAAGAATCTTGTGAGAGTTTTGGGATACTGCACCGAGCGGGATGAGAAGATATTGATTTATGAGTATATGTCCAACAAAAgcttggatttcttcctctttg ATCCTACAAAACATGGGATTCTGAATTGGAAGACACGGGTTCACATCATTGAAGGGGTTGCTCAGGGACTTCTTTATCTGCATCAGTACTCCAGATTGAGGATTATTCATCGAGATTTGAAGGCTAGCAACATTCTTCTGGATAAGGATATGAATCCTAAAATATCAGATTTTGGAATGGCAAGAATATTTGGAGGCAATGAATCAAAAGCAACAAATCATATAGTTGGGACTTA CGGCTATATGTCCCCTGAGTATGCTTTGGAAGGTCTTTTCTCCACTAAATCTGATGTCTTTAGCTTTGGGGTCTTGTTATTGGAGATTTTGAGTGGCAAGAAGAATACTGGATTTTACCAAACCGACTCGCTCAATCTTCTTGGATAT GTATGGGATCTGTGGAAAGATAGCAGGGGGCAGGAGTTGATGGATCCAGGATTGGAAGAGACATTGCCAACACACATTCTGTTGAGGTACATCAATGTAGGCCTTCTTTGTGTTCAAGAAAGTGCAGATGACAGGCCTACCATGTCTGATGTTGTCTCAATGCTTGGCAATGAAAGTGTACGTTTACCTTCTCCAAAACAACCGGCATTTTCAAATCTGAGAAGTGGGGTGGAACCACATATATCCCAAAACAGGCCTGAAGTTTGTTCCTTAAATGGTGTGACACTTTCAGTTATGGAAGCACGATAG
- the LOC100252174 gene encoding receptor-like serine/threonine-protein kinase SD1-8 isoform X3 has translation MDTILQGQSLITSQTIISAGGNFELGFFSPGKSTKYYVGIWYKKISEQTIVWVANRDYPFTNPSVVLTVSTDGNLEILEGKFSYKVTSISSSSNTSATLLDSGNLVLRNKRSDVLWESFDYPSDTLLPGMKLGYDKRAGKTWSMVSWKSAEDPSPGDFSVQVDPNGTSQFFSQQGPNRYWTSGVWDGQIFGQVPEMRFFYMYKYNTSFNENESYFTYSLNNPSILSRVVLDVSGQIRHLNCQEGTHEWDLSWLHPRTQCEVYVYCGPFGICTGDSVEFCECLPGFEPRFLEDWNLQDRSGGCVRKADLECVNESHANGERDQFLLVSNVRLPKYPVTIQARSAMECESICLNSCPCSAYAYEGDECRIWGGDLVNVEQLPDGDSNARSFYIKLAASELNKRVSSSKWKVWLIVTLAVSLTSVFVNYGIWRRFRRKGEDLLVFDFGNSSEDTSYELGETNRLWRGEKKEVDLPRFSFASASASTNNFSIENKLGEGGFGSVYKGKSQRGYEVAVKRLSKRSKQGWEELKNEVMLIAKLQHKNLVRVLGYCTERDEKILIYEYMSNKSLDFFLFDPTKHGILNWKTRVHIIEGVAQGLLYLHQYSRLRIIHRDLKASNILLDKDMNPKISDFGMARIFGGNESKATNHIVGTYGYMSPEYALEGLFSTKSDVFSFGVLLLEILSGKKNTGFYQTDSLNLLGYVWDLWKDSRGQELMDPGLEETLPTHILLRYINVGLLCVQESADDRPTMSDVVSMLGNESVRLPSPKQPAFSNLRSGVEPHISQNRPEVCSLNGVTLSVMEAR, from the exons ATGG ATACAATCTTACAAGGTCAATCACTCATAACCTCTCAGACCATCATATCTGCTGGTGGTAACTTTGAATTAGGATTCTTTTCTCCTGGAAAGTCCACAAAATATTATGTGGGGATATGGTACAAGAAAATCTCAGAGCAAACCATTGTGTGGGTAGCTAACCGAGACTATCCATTCACAAATCCGTCCGTGGTTCTTACTGTCAGCACAGATGGCAACCTCGAGATTTTGGAGGGGAAGTTTTCGTACAAGGTGACAAGCATATCATCAAGCAGCAACACTAGTGCCACCCTGTTGGATTCTGGAAATCTTGTTTTGAGAAATAAGAGGTCAGATGTCTTATGGGAGAGCTTTGACTATCCATCGGACACGCTCCTGCCCGGAATGAAACTTGGATATGACAAAAGGGCTGGAAAAACATGGTCAATGGTGTCATGGAAGAGCGCAGAAGATCCCAGTCCAGGAGATTTCTCCGTGCAGGTCGACCCTAATGGAACTAGCCAGTTTTTTAGCCAGCAAGGACCCAACAGGTATTGGACTAGTGGGGTGTGGGATGGGCAGATTTTCGGCCAGGTTCCTGAGATGCGTTTCTTCTATATGTATAAGTACAATACATCCTTTAATGAGAATGAAAGCTATTTTACTTACTCTCTTAATAATCCCTCCATTCTGAGCAGAGTGGTGCTAGATGTGTCGGGCCAGATTAGGCATCTGAATTGTCAAGAAGGCACACATGAATGGGATTTATCTTGGCTTCATCCAAGAACACAGTGTGAGGTTTATGTCTATTGTGGGCCTTTCGGAATCTGCACTGGGGATTCTGTTGAATTTTGTGAATGCTTGCCAGGTTTTGAACCTCGCTTCCTTGAAGACTGGAATCTGCAAGACAGATCTGGAGGGTGTGTGAGGAAAGCAGATTTGGAGTGTGTCAATGAAAGCCATGCTAATGGGGAGCGAGACCAGTTTCTTTTGGTGTCTAACGTGAGACTGCCCAAGTATCCAGTAACAATACAAGCAAGGAGTGCTATGGAGTGCGAATCAATTTGCCTGAATAGCTGCCCTTGCTCCGCTTATGCTTATGAGGGAGATGAGTGTAGAATATGGGGTGGAGATCTTGTAAACGTGGAGCAGCTACCAGATGGTGACAGTAATGCTAGAAGTTTCTATATCAAACTTGCTGCCTCTGAGCTAAATAAGAGAG TTTCAAGCAGCAAGTGGAAGGTATGGTTAATTGTTACACTGGCCGTATCTTTAACTTCAGTCTTTGTCAATTATGGGATATGGCGAAGGTTCCGAAGAAAAG GGGAAGATTTGTTAGTATTTGATTTCGGTAACAGCTCAGAAGATACCAGCTATGAGCTTGGCGAGACAAATAGACTTTGGAGGGGTGAGAAGAAGGAAGTTGATTTGCCCAGGTTCAGTTTTGCGAGTGCATCTGCTTCTACAAATAACTTCTCTATTGAAAATAAACTAGGAGAGGGCGGTTTTGGATCTGTTTACAAG GGAAAGTCACAAAGAGGATATGAGGTAGCTGTGAAAAGGCTCTCAAAAAGATCTAAACAGGGATGGGAggagttaaaaaatgaagtcatGCTTATAGCCAAGCTGCAACACAAGAATCTTGTGAGAGTTTTGGGATACTGCACCGAGCGGGATGAGAAGATATTGATTTATGAGTATATGTCCAACAAAAgcttggatttcttcctctttg ATCCTACAAAACATGGGATTCTGAATTGGAAGACACGGGTTCACATCATTGAAGGGGTTGCTCAGGGACTTCTTTATCTGCATCAGTACTCCAGATTGAGGATTATTCATCGAGATTTGAAGGCTAGCAACATTCTTCTGGATAAGGATATGAATCCTAAAATATCAGATTTTGGAATGGCAAGAATATTTGGAGGCAATGAATCAAAAGCAACAAATCATATAGTTGGGACTTA CGGCTATATGTCCCCTGAGTATGCTTTGGAAGGTCTTTTCTCCACTAAATCTGATGTCTTTAGCTTTGGGGTCTTGTTATTGGAGATTTTGAGTGGCAAGAAGAATACTGGATTTTACCAAACCGACTCGCTCAATCTTCTTGGATAT GTATGGGATCTGTGGAAAGATAGCAGGGGGCAGGAGTTGATGGATCCAGGATTGGAAGAGACATTGCCAACACACATTCTGTTGAGGTACATCAATGTAGGCCTTCTTTGTGTTCAAGAAAGTGCAGATGACAGGCCTACCATGTCTGATGTTGTCTCAATGCTTGGCAATGAAAGTGTACGTTTACCTTCTCCAAAACAACCGGCATTTTCAAATCTGAGAAGTGGGGTGGAACCACATATATCCCAAAACAGGCCTGAAGTTTGTTCCTTAAATGGTGTGACACTTTCAGTTATGGAAGCACGATAG